The Raphanus sativus cultivar WK10039 chromosome 2, ASM80110v3, whole genome shotgun sequence genome includes a region encoding these proteins:
- the LOC108840011 gene encoding WAT1-related protein At4g01430 isoform X1: protein MKEEQWAPVIVMLISSVAMGSVNALVKKALDVGVNHMIFAAYRMAISALILVPFSYIWERKTRPMLTFMLLCEHFISGLLGASLMQFFFLLGLSYTSPTVAMALNSMLPAITFALALIFRIENAQKLKSRAGVLKLIGTLICILGAMFLTFYKGLQVSNPHTHPEAIDNNTLHNNGHDQAKKWLLGCVYLFTGIVLLSLWMLFQGKLSIKYPCTKYSSTCLMSVFAAFQCAILSLYKSREVEDWIIKDKLVMFVILYAGIVGQAMSTVVTSWSIKRTGAVFVSTFSPVCLVSATLCDFLILRSPLYLGSIIGSVVTITGLNVFLWGKRSETDQTVSKTLTVSKSCQMIENKDNITVDDNNTKLPV from the exons atgaaggaagaaCAATGGGCACCAGTGATAGTAATGCTAATATCAAGTGTTGCAATGGGTTCAGTGAATGCTCTCGTTAAGAAAGCACTTGATGTTGGCGTTAATCATATGATCTTTGCTGCATATAGAATGGCTATTTCTGCTTTGATATTGGTTCCGTTTTCTTATATTTGGGAGAG GAAAACAAGGCCAATGTTAACGTTCATGCTCTTGTGCGAGCATTTCATCAGCGGATTACTTGG GGCAAGCTTGATGCAATTTTTCTTTCTGCTTGGACTATCGTACACGTCACCCACTGTTGCGATGGCTCTAAATAGCATGTTACCCGCTATTACCTTTGCCCTGGCTCTTATTTTCAG AATAGAGAATGCACAGAAACTGAAGAGCAGAGCAGGCGTGCTCAAGTTAATAGGAACCCTAATTTGCATACTTGGAGCAATGTTCTTAACATTCTATAAAGGTCTTCAAGTATCAAATCCTCATACTCATCCAGAGGCTATTGACAACAATACATTACATAACAATGGTCACGACCAAGCAAAGAAATGGCTTCTAGGCTGTGTTTACTTGTTCACTGGGATAGTGTTATTGTCGCTATGGATGTTGTTTCAAGGGAAATTAAGCATTAAGTATCCGTGTACTAAGTACTCAAGTACTTGCCTCATGTCGGTCTTTGCAGCATTTCAATGTGCCATTTTGAGTCTTTATAAGAGTAGAGAAGTCGAAGATTGGATCATCAAAGACAAACTCGTCATGTTCGTTATCCTTTACGCT GGAATAGTGGGACAAGCGATGTCGACAGTGGTAACGTCATGGTCAATAAAAAGGACGGGAGCAGTATTCGTGTCAACATTTAGTCCCGTTTGCCTTGTGTCTGCTACGTTATGCGATTTCCTCATCTTGCGGTCTCCTTTATACCTCGGCAG TATAATTGGATCAGTAGTGACTATAACGGGCCTCAACGT ATTTCTTTGGGGAAAGAGGAGTGAGACAGATCAGACTGTTTCGAAGACTTTGACCGTTTCCAAGTCTTGTCAAATGATCGAAAACAAAGACAATATAACAGTAGATGACAACAATACTAAATTGCCTGtttga
- the LOC108840011 gene encoding WAT1-related protein At4g01430 isoform X2: MKTRPMLTFMLLCEHFISGLLGASLMQFFFLLGLSYTSPTVAMALNSMLPAITFALALIFRIENAQKLKSRAGVLKLIGTLICILGAMFLTFYKGLQVSNPHTHPEAIDNNTLHNNGHDQAKKWLLGCVYLFTGIVLLSLWMLFQGKLSIKYPCTKYSSTCLMSVFAAFQCAILSLYKSREVEDWIIKDKLVMFVILYAGIVGQAMSTVVTSWSIKRTGAVFVSTFSPVCLVSATLCDFLILRSPLYLGSIIGSVVTITGLNVFLWGKRSETDQTVSKTLTVSKSCQMIENKDNITVDDNNTKLPV; encoded by the exons AT GAAAACAAGGCCAATGTTAACGTTCATGCTCTTGTGCGAGCATTTCATCAGCGGATTACTTGG GGCAAGCTTGATGCAATTTTTCTTTCTGCTTGGACTATCGTACACGTCACCCACTGTTGCGATGGCTCTAAATAGCATGTTACCCGCTATTACCTTTGCCCTGGCTCTTATTTTCAG AATAGAGAATGCACAGAAACTGAAGAGCAGAGCAGGCGTGCTCAAGTTAATAGGAACCCTAATTTGCATACTTGGAGCAATGTTCTTAACATTCTATAAAGGTCTTCAAGTATCAAATCCTCATACTCATCCAGAGGCTATTGACAACAATACATTACATAACAATGGTCACGACCAAGCAAAGAAATGGCTTCTAGGCTGTGTTTACTTGTTCACTGGGATAGTGTTATTGTCGCTATGGATGTTGTTTCAAGGGAAATTAAGCATTAAGTATCCGTGTACTAAGTACTCAAGTACTTGCCTCATGTCGGTCTTTGCAGCATTTCAATGTGCCATTTTGAGTCTTTATAAGAGTAGAGAAGTCGAAGATTGGATCATCAAAGACAAACTCGTCATGTTCGTTATCCTTTACGCT GGAATAGTGGGACAAGCGATGTCGACAGTGGTAACGTCATGGTCAATAAAAAGGACGGGAGCAGTATTCGTGTCAACATTTAGTCCCGTTTGCCTTGTGTCTGCTACGTTATGCGATTTCCTCATCTTGCGGTCTCCTTTATACCTCGGCAG TATAATTGGATCAGTAGTGACTATAACGGGCCTCAACGT ATTTCTTTGGGGAAAGAGGAGTGAGACAGATCAGACTGTTTCGAAGACTTTGACCGTTTCCAAGTCTTGTCAAATGATCGAAAACAAAGACAATATAACAGTAGATGACAACAATACTAAATTGCCTGtttga
- the LOC108835885 gene encoding uncharacterized protein LOC108835885, whose translation MTSGLQRSATVSEALVNGSWWLSTSRSRNRIITLLKESLPDPLPISQSEEEDEYKWKIGANTPKPSFSSADTWEHLYNTHPEVDWHQSVWFKGAIQKHTFITWLTKLNRLSTKERMHYWNPQVWSFFLSRLHLVPPNLLDDAIGWLKAPTRNKNVNLIAKLAFQATLYGIWKERNTRIHSNVNRPASSIIAEIQLVIE comes from the exons ATGACTTCAGGTCTACAGCGTAGTGCAACCGTATCTGAGGCACTGGTTAATGGATCATGGTGGTTGTCTACGTCGAGAAGCCGGAACCGTATCATAACTTTGCTCAAGGAAAGCCTACCAGATCCATTACCGATATCACAGTCTGAGGAAGAGGATGAGTACAAGTGGAAAATTGGGGCCAACACGCCAAAGCCATCGTTCTCCTCTGCTGATACTTGGGAGCATCTGTATAATACCCACCCTGAAGTTGATTGGCATCAATCGGTCTGGTTTAAGGGTGCAATACAGAAGCACACATTTATTACTTGGCTGACGAAGCTTAACCGCCTTTCCACGAAGGAACGGATGCACTATTGGAACCCTCAG GTCTGGTCTTTCTTCTTATCTAGGCTTCATCTAGTTCCTCCAAACTTACTGGATGATGCTATAGGATGGTTGAAAGCACCTACCAGAAACAAGAATGTAAACCTCATAGCCAAACTCGCCTTTCAAGCTACCCTATATGGTATATGGAAAGAGAGGAATACTAGAATCCACTCCAACGTGAACCGGCCTGCCTCTTCTATCATCGCTGAGATTCAGCTG GTTATTGAATAA